The Xenopus laevis strain J_2021 chromosome 4L, Xenopus_laevis_v10.1, whole genome shotgun sequence genomic sequence TTCGGGTTGTTATAACGCCTCCTGCCGTCCCTCCTGAAACATTCCGCCTATCGGAGTCTGACAAGCAGCTGTATCTGAGTGAGGAGAGGCCAGAAGTGCAGGAGCAAATCCTCAGCCGTGCGGCCAAAAATTTGCCTTTATATTATAATGTAGATTCAAAAACACCAATTAAGTACTGTAGAAAATGCCAATTCATAAAGCCAGACAGGTGCCATCATTGTACAGTGTGTGACATCTGTATACTGAAACTGGATCATCATTGCGTATTTCTAAACAACTGCGTGGGATTTTCCAACTACAAGTTCTTCCTCCTGTTCCTGCTCTATGTACCCCTATTGCTTATATTCACTAGTGCAGTGTCCCTTTATTGCTCCATACTGTTCTGGACTGATCAACTGCCAAACATGGATTCCAAAGGCTCAGCCATTGCGCTGTTCTGCATGAGTACATTGTCCTGTATAATCTTTTGTTATCGGTATATTTATGACCATTACTCACTGGTTTTAACGAATGAAACTCTTTTAGAGTTTAATGAAGGCTTACATTGTGAGTATAATCCCTATGATTTGGGCTACAGAAAGAACTGGAGACAAGTGTTTGGCAATAAAAAGAGATATTGGTTCATCCCAATCTTCAGCAGCTTAGGAGATGGCTCCTCATTCCCACTGGGTGATGCCACAAAGGACATAGAGAAAAATGGGGCTATTGACTGCCAAACCCCTAAATGAGTCACAAAAACAACTCTCAGAAGTGAAAACCATGCAGAAAAGTTCATGGCGCTTGAATTTCATGCAGAATTTTAGTTCCACATTGAAGAGAGAGAAAAGCTGGAACTTATCAAGATGTGTTAAGAGTATTTAGAAAGAAGTGA encodes the following:
- the LOC121402808 gene encoding palmitoyltransferase ZDHHC20-A-like isoform X1, with product MEKQEENFKIDIEEEKTDKEDMYSCRRRISRVMITLIIGLLATCYYIFVVELCIFTVPSQELKATFLVIFHILFLLCMWSYLRVVITPPAVPPETFRLSESDKQLYLSEERPEVQEQILSRAAKNLPLYYNVDSKTPIKYCRKCQFIKPDRCHHCTVCDICILKLDHHCVFLNNCVGFSNYKFFLLFLLYVPLLLIFTSAVSLYCSILFWTDQLPNMDSKGSAIALFCMSTLSCIIFCYRYIYDHYSLVLTNETLLEFNEGLHCEYNPYDLGYRKNWRQVFGNKKRYWFIPIFSSLGDGSSFPLGDATKDIEKNGAIDCQTPK